The segment ATCATCCTGATCCCCTTTGAATTCCGCTTTTGGGTTGTTGTGCCCGCCTCCACATTTTCGAAAAAATGACTGAACCCGAATCGTCCTATATTGTTTCTTGTTCTCGGATGAGCCGGAAAGATAATCGGCACTTCTTTAGAAAGAGTATTCACTGCCTGTAGGATGCTCTCCAGATTCCGAGAGTCATCCACATTGCTGGGACGATGAAGTGTCAATACGCCATAGGGAAGAATCTGATTGCCCGGGTTCAAGCCCAGGCGCCTGTGTATATCTGTTTGTCTTGCTTTGTCGGTATTCCTGATCAGCGTATCAATCATGACATTGCCGACAAAGTGTATCTTGTCCTTTGAGATTCCTTCCTTTAGAAGGTTCTCTTGTGCATTTCTTTCTGTGATGAACAGGAAATCTGAAATCGCATCCGTGAGGACCCGGTTGATCTCTTCGGGCATGGTTCGGTCGAAACTTCTAAGGCCTGCCTCCACGTGGATGATCTTGATCCCGAGCTTGACGGCCGTGAGGGCACATGCAATCGTGGAATTGACGTCGCCCACAACCAGGATATAATCCGGCCTTTCCTTAACAAGGATCGGTTCAAAACGTTTCATGAT is part of the Nitrospirae bacterium CG2_30_53_67 genome and harbors:
- a CDS encoding UDP-N-acetylglucosamine 2-epimerase, with amino-acid sequence MKRAIKIINVVGARPNFMKIAPIMCEMRKNEKIIPLLVHTGQHYDEQMSKLFFDDLEIPEPDINLEVGSGSQAEQTAEIMKRFEPILVKERPDYILVVGDVNSTIACALTAVKLGIKIIHVEAGLRSFDRTMPEEINRVLTDAISDFLFITERNAQENLLKEGISKDKIHFVGNVMIDTLIRNTDKARQTDIHRRLGLNPGNQILPYGVLTLHRPSNVDDSRNLESILQAVNTLSKEVPIIFPAHPRTRNNIGRFGFSHFFENVEAGTTTQKRNSKGIRMIEPLGYLDFLHLMAESKVVLTDSGGMQEETTVLQIPCLTLRENTERPVTVSEGTNSVVGINRENIIAQGLAILRGNLKLGRIPELWDGRAAERIVKIILKQ